TGTCGAAGGTACCGTTGAGACCCCTATAATCTCGAGATCCTGCTCGATACGGCCGATGACGGTACATACCTTTGTTGTCCCAATATCCAGCCCAACAACGATGGAGGATAGGTTATTGGTAGCCAATGGCGTTCTCCTTATGCAAATTTATCGTTTTAAAGGTGAGTTTCTTCTCTGTTATCTCTTGCTCCAGGGCAAAAATCCTCTCCCAGACTTCCTCATTCAGTACCTCATGCCCTACCCAAATGTCTGTAGGCATACTCCGTAACCAGACATGGGCACCTGTTTTTCTCTCGAGAGAGATTCGCTCCACACGTTCCAGGTTGGTAAGCTTTCCCAAGTACTTCACCACCGAAAGTAGCCACTCATCCTGAATCCTCCCTTTCTCCAGGACAAGGGGATAAGACACATCAATCCTTGGAACCTGTGGAGCCCTGGCTGAAACCATCAGATTCCCCTCTCTATCAATAAAAAAAGCGTTCGTTCCTATTACCACTACCCCTACGGGTAAGTTTTCCTCAATCTTTATTTTCACCCGCCATGGTAAAACCCTCTCACCCTCCGCCCACCGAATATAAGCCCGGTTTGTGAGACGGGATATCACCACATCCCACGAAAAATCAAATATTCCCATCCCGGGACGAAGCCCTGTAAGATGGAGAATCTCCTCCTCCAAGAGATAGTGGTTGCCTTCCACTACCACCTCACGAATAACAAGAAGCTGATTTGCCACCAGCAACCTGTACACAAACCCATGAATCCCCAGGATGAGCGCCACAAAAAAAACACTCACCAGCACCGATCCCATCCGGCGAACCATGGCTACTCCGCACTTTCCAGAATTCTCAGTACCAACTCCTCTCGGGATATCCCTGCTGCCTCTGCCATCGCAGGAATATCACTTGTTTCCGTCATTCCTGGACTCGTATTCACTTCCAGAAAAAACGCACGGTTATCACCAGTAAACATAAAATCAAAACGCAAGGGTCCTTTTACCTTCATAACACGCATCGCATAAACAAGCTGACGCTCGATATGCTCTCGAACCGCATTATCCATAGGAGCAGGAAGAACAAATTCTGTCATCCCCTTCGTGTATTTTGCCTCAAAATCATAAAAAGCATTTTTCGGTCGCAGTTCAAGAATGGGGAGAAAAGTAAAATCTGGATACTGTCCCAGAACACCGATCGTCATCTCTCTCCCACGAATATACTGCTCAATAAAGTAATCTGGATATTGGGAGATATTTTTCTCCAAGACTCTCCGAAGAGTCTCTTCATTTTCACAAAGCTCAACCCCCACACTTGAACCTTCACAATTTGCCTTAAAAACAACGGGATAGGAAAGATTTTGCTTCACTTTCTCAAGCATACGATCAATATCCCCCTCCCCATCCAGTGAAAGGGGAACATCCAATCCACATCCTCGCAAAATACGTTTGGTGGCATTTTTATCCATACCGAGAGCACTGCCCAAAACACGACTCCCTGTATATGGGATATGCAAAAGCTCAAGGAGAGCCTGGATAACCCCATTCTCTCCTATAGAACCATGAAGAGCAATGTAAGCAATATCTATAGGACTTTCTCGAAGGGCAGCAATCGGATCACTCCCAATATCCACTTTGATAGCTTGTAATCCGAGATGAGACAGGGCGCGAAACACATTCTCCCCTGAACGAAGAGAAATTTCTCTCTCAGAGGAATCGCCTCCCATAAGTACGCCAATCCGCTTTCCCGAAAAACGCGCCAACCTTGCTTCCATAGCATCCTCACTTTTTTTCACATATATATCTTAAGACATTTTTTATTTTTGTCAATAGTTTTAGTGATTTTAGTAGTAAATTTTTTTCTACTAAAATCAAATGCAATTCTTACAAAAAAAAAAACGGCCTGTCTTACGACAGGCCGATCCTATTTCGCTCTTTGCCTACTTCACAGAATAGTCCATGTTCGCGAGGCGTTTATACATCTGATAACGCCATTTTGCGTTCTCCTCTGCTGCTTTGAAGAGTTCTTCTGCCTGTTCAGGGAAAAGCTTCTGGAGCGATGCAAAGCGTACCTCTCCCAACAAGAATTCTCTAAAGTTCCCGGTGGGCTCTTTGGAATCAAGCTGGAATGGGTTTTGTCCCTGTTCCGCAAGCAAAGGATTGTAGCGGTAGAGATGCCAATATCCAGCCTCTACTGCCCGTTTCTCTTCCTCCTGAGATTTACCCATGCCTGCATAGAGACCATGGTTGATACATGGTGAATAAGCAATAATGATTGAAGGTCCAGGGTATGCCTCGGCTTCTGATACTGCCTTGAGGAACTGAGCCTTGTTTGCCCCCATAGCTACCTGAGCTACGTACACATACCCATAACTCATCATCATAAGTCCCAGGTCTTTCTTGCGTACACGCTTTCCGCTTGCAGCAAACTTCGCAATAGCTGACGTCGGAGTTGACTTTGAAGATTGTCCACCGGTATTAGAGTATACCTCGGTATCCAAAACAAGAATATTGATATCTAATCCGGAGGCTAGCACATGGTCAAGCCCACCAAAACCAATATCATACGCCCATCCATCACCACCAATCACCCAGAAGGATCGCTTGGTTAAGTAAGAAGAAAGCTTCTGAATCTCGGCAAGAGTTCCTGTCTGTTTACCCGTCAGCATGCGTTTAATCTTCTCTGCCAGAGGATTGACCTTGTCTGCGTTGGTGCGATTTGCTTTCCATTCAAGAAGAGCGTCTTTCAATTCGCCAGAAACTCCCTCAGCTACCGCTTGATCAATAAGCTGTTCAAGGTACTGCTTCATCTGCATATCAGCCATAGCCATACCAAAACCATACTCAGCATTATCCTCAAAGAGCGAGTTAGCCCAGGTTGGCCCTTTGCCTTCTGCATTCGTACAGTATGGTGTGGCCGGGAAACTTCCTCCGTAAATCGAGGAACATCCGGTAGCATTGGCGATCATCATACGATCACCATAGAGCTGGGTAATTACCTTGATGTATGGTGTTTCACCACATCCTGCACAAGCTCCATGGAACTCAAAGAGTGGCCTTAAGAACTGGCTCTCTTTCACCGTATACTTATTTGTCACAACATCTGTCTTATATGTAACATTCTTTGAAAAATAATCCCAGCGCTCAATCTCAGCCTTTTGGGTCTCAAGAGGCTTCATCACCAGGGCCTTGTTCCCCTGTTTTCCAGGACATACATCAGCACAGTTACCACACCCTGTACAATCAAGCACTGAAACCTGGATACGATACTGGAAGTTTTCCAGCCCCTTACCCATAGCCTTCAGAGTAGCTGTACCCGCAGGAAGCCCTTGCATCTCCTTTTCATCAAGAAGGAAAGGACGAATCACCGCATGGGGACAAACAAACGAACACTGGTTACACTGGATACAATTCTCTGGAATCCACTCAGGCACATTGATGGCAATACCGCGCTTCTCGTACTGGGAGGTTCCTGGAGGAAGGGTGCCGTCTTCACGACCAACAAAAGCCGAAACAGGGAGATCATCACCCTTGAGACTATTGACAGGGATAACGATCTTCTCAATAATCTCGGGAACATCCTTTTTGGGAGCAGGCTTCGGATTAAGGTTTTTCCACTCTGCCGGAACCTTCACCTCAATCACTTCTCCACCACGATCAACGGCTGCATAGTTCATATTGACAATCTTTTCACCTTTTTTGCCATAGGTTTTCTCTATGGCCTTTTTCATGTGTTTAACAACCTCTTCATAAGGGATGACCGGCATCAACTTGAAGAAAGCTGACTGCATGATGGTATTAATACGACCACCAAGCCCGATCTCCTCAGCAATCTTGGTCGCATTAATAATATAGAACTTGATATCATTTTCAGCCATGTACTTTTTCATAGCATCAGGGATATGATCCACAACCTCTTTCTCATCCCAGATGCTATTAAGGAGGAAAGTACCGCCCTTCTTGAGCCCCTTAAGCACATCGTATTTGTCAAGGTAGGATGGTACATGGCACGCAACAAAGTCGGGGTTATTAACAAGGAAGGGGAGTTTTAACGACTTTTTCCCAAAGCGAAGGTGAGACACCGTAATACCACCCG
This sequence is a window from Thermospira aquatica. Protein-coding genes within it:
- a CDS encoding cell division protein FtsQ/DivIB, yielding MVRRMGSVLVSVFFVALILGIHGFVYRLLVANQLLVIREVVVEGNHYLLEEEILHLTGLRPGMGIFDFSWDVVISRLTNRAYIRWAEGERVLPWRVKIKIEENLPVGVVVIGTNAFFIDREGNLMVSARAPQVPRIDVSYPLVLEKGRIQDEWLLSVVKYLGKLTNLERVERISLERKTGAHVWLRSMPTDIWVGHEVLNEEVWERIFALEQEITEKKLTFKTINLHKENAIGYQ
- a CDS encoding D-alanine--D-alanine ligase family protein, producing MEARLARFSGKRIGVLMGGDSSEREISLRSGENVFRALSHLGLQAIKVDIGSDPIAALRESPIDIAYIALHGSIGENGVIQALLELLHIPYTGSRVLGSALGMDKNATKRILRGCGLDVPLSLDGEGDIDRMLEKVKQNLSYPVVFKANCEGSSVGVELCENEETLRRVLEKNISQYPDYFIEQYIRGREMTIGVLGQYPDFTFLPILELRPKNAFYDFEAKYTKGMTEFVLPAPMDNAVREHIERQLVYAMRVMKVKGPLRFDFMFTGDNRAFFLEVNTSPGMTETSDIPAMAEAAGISREELVLRILESAE
- the nifJ gene encoding pyruvate:ferredoxin (flavodoxin) oxidoreductase; this encodes MGKKMVMMDGNNAAAYVAYAFTEVAAIYPITPSSNMAEHCDEWAAQGKKNIFGQVVRVVEMQSEAGAAGAVHGSLQAGALTTTFTASQGLLLMIPNMYKIAGELLPGVFHVSARTIASHALSIFGDHSDVMATRQTGFAMLATSSVQEILDLAPVAHLAALKSRIPFLHFFDGFRTSHEIQKAEALDYEDYASLLDHEALDAFRKNALNPDAPVTRGTAQNPDVFFQAREACNKFYDAVPDIVNDYMQKMSKLTGRTYKPFTYYGDPNAENIIVAMGSVCDLIESTIDYLAKKGEKVGLIKVHLYRPFSAKYFFDVLPKSVKRIAVLDRTKEPGAAGEPLYLDVKNIFYNRPGAPLIVGGRYGLSSKDTTPEHIIAVYKNLKLPEPKDRFTVGIVDDVTFLSLPVDNEVVNVTPEGTFEAKFFGLGSDGTVGANKNSIKIIGDNTDYYAQAYFAYDSKKSGGITVSHLRFGKKSLKLPFLVNNPDFVACHVPSYLDKYDVLKGLKKGGTFLLNSIWDEKEVVDHIPDAMKKYMAENDIKFYIINATKIAEEIGLGGRINTIMQSAFFKLMPVIPYEEVVKHMKKAIEKTYGKKGEKIVNMNYAAVDRGGEVIEVKVPAEWKNLNPKPAPKKDVPEIIEKIVIPVNSLKGDDLPVSAFVGREDGTLPPGTSQYEKRGIAINVPEWIPENCIQCNQCSFVCPHAVIRPFLLDEKEMQGLPAGTATLKAMGKGLENFQYRIQVSVLDCTGCGNCADVCPGKQGNKALVMKPLETQKAEIERWDYFSKNVTYKTDVVTNKYTVKESQFLRPLFEFHGACAGCGETPYIKVITQLYGDRMMIANATGCSSIYGGSFPATPYCTNAEGKGPTWANSLFEDNAEYGFGMAMADMQMKQYLEQLIDQAVAEGVSGELKDALLEWKANRTNADKVNPLAEKIKRMLTGKQTGTLAEIQKLSSYLTKRSFWVIGGDGWAYDIGFGGLDHVLASGLDINILVLDTEVYSNTGGQSSKSTPTSAIAKFAASGKRVRKKDLGLMMMSYGYVYVAQVAMGANKAQFLKAVSEAEAYPGPSIIIAYSPCINHGLYAGMGKSQEEEKRAVEAGYWHLYRYNPLLAEQGQNPFQLDSKEPTGNFREFLLGEVRFASLQKLFPEQAEELFKAAEENAKWRYQMYKRLANMDYSVK